In one Chroicocephalus ridibundus chromosome Z, bChrRid1.1, whole genome shotgun sequence genomic region, the following are encoded:
- the LOC134508611 gene encoding uncharacterized protein LOC134508611 codes for MILLTLFCICAAWTHANPLPGYHPHLFDPCQNVWVTLARSLNTTSFCASLATPSSPFTTCLVGVPLNNSTFLLFNNSMTTLRKQYNISGRLPFSWKNLKDLFEKYNNWDDKLPIGPEPQEIDLVDSLNASHCLFIGLRSWSGARKEGHLVKDSPPTVISPIGNATLWQQQWCLRIARDATHSAPGTMLPRRLPLGFFFICGNRAWSGIPSNPRGGPCTIGQLSLGTPHYHPSPKQRLHFTRDTIQALENTCDDNVKLWNRWEVFFASLFTPGVAAARAHRNLDAIACWVVKQANATSRILSEMAEDLSTVQHAVLQNRAAIDFLLLAHGHGCEDFDGMCCMDLEDHSSSMHKQITQLLAHSQKVQSDTDFFGLGTLGDWFGLKGWLRSLVQSAVLILVIILVGLLILSCALSCVRSMVTKVVRHTWFIQNGDIPKIYASVSSVQLTEYDDL; via the coding sequence atgatcctgttaacacttttttgtatatgtgcagcctggacacatgccaatcctttgccagggtaccatcctcacctttttgacccctgtcaaaatgtctgggttactctggccaggtcgctcaatactactagcttttgtgccagtcttgctacacccagctcgcccttcaccacctgcttagtaggggtaccactgaataactcgacctttttactgtttaataactctatgacaaccttacggaagcagtacaatatttctggaaggcttcctttttcatggaaaaatcttaaggacctttttgaaaaatacaataattgggatgataaattaccaatagggcctgagccgcaggaaattgacttagtagattctcttaatgcttctcattgtttgtttattggccttaggtcatggtcaGGGGCCCGAAAAGAGGGGCacttagtaaaggattctccaccgaccgtcatctcacctattggtaatgctaccctctggcaacaacaatggtgtttgaggATTGCTCGAGatgccactcactcagcccctggtaccatgctccctaggcggctccccttggggttcttttttatttgcggaaatagagcttggtctgggatcccttctaaccctagaggaggcccgtgtactattggacagcttagtcttggcactcctcactatcatccaagcccaaaacagcggttacattttactcgtgacacaatacaagcattagaaaatacctgtgacgataatgttaagctatggaatcgctgggaggtttttttcgcctcgctatttacccctggggtggcagcagcgagagcccacagaaacttagatgcaattgcctgttgggttgttaagcaagcaaatgctaccagccgcatactatctgagatggctgaagacttgtctacagtacaacatgcagtcctgcaaaacagagctgctattgacttcttgctactagcccacggacatggctgtgaggattttgacggaatgtgctgcatggacttagaggaccactcttcttcgatgcataagcaaattacacaactccttgcgcattcacaaaaggtgcaatctgatacggacttcttcggattgggtactttgggtgattggtttgggctaaagggctggcttaggagcctggtacaatctgctgtactcatattagttattatattggtaggccttttgattctaagctgcgctctttcctgtgttaggtctatggtgactaaagttgttcgacatacatggtttattcaaaacggcgatattccgaagatttacgctagtgttagttctgtccagctcactgagtatgatgacctttaa